Proteins encoded by one window of Drosophila melanogaster chromosome X:
- the RpL17 gene encoding ribosomal protein L17, isoform A: MGRYSRESDNVAKSCKARGPNLRVHFKNTHETAQAIKRMPLRRAQRYLKAVIDQKECVPFRRFNGGVGRCAQAKQWKTTQGRWPKKSAEFLLQLLRNAEANADCKGLDADRLVVHHIQVNRAQCLRRRTYRAHGRINPYMSSPCHVEVILTEKEELVSKATDDEPAKKKLSKKKLQRQKEKMLRSE; this comes from the exons ATGGGCCGTTACTCACGCGAGTCAGACAACGTGGCCAAGTCGTGCAAGGCGCGCGGGCCCAATCTACGTGTGCACTTCAAG AACACACATGAGACCGCCCAGGCCATCAAGCGCATGCCCCTGCGCCGTGCCCAGCGTTACCTGAAGGCCGTCATCGACCAGAAGGAGTGCGTGCCCTTCCGTCGCTTCAACGGAGGAGTCGGTCGTTGTGCCCAGGCCAAGCAGTGGAAGACCACGCAGGGTCGCTGGCCCAAGAAGTCCGCCGAGttcctgctgcagctgctgcgcaACGCCGAGGCCAACGCTGATTGCAAGGGTCTGGATGCCGACCGCCTGGTCGTCCACCACATTCAGGTGAACCGCGCTCAGTGCCTGCGTCGCCGCACGTACCGTGCCCATGGTCGCATCAATCCCTACATGTCGTCGCCATGCCACGTCGAGGTCATCCTCACCGAGAAGGAGGAGCTTGTCTCCAAGGCCACTGATGACGAGCCCGCCAAGAAGAAGCTCTCCAAGAAGAAGCTGCAGCGCCAAAAGGAGAAGATGTTGCGTTCTGAATAA
- the CG14439 gene encoding uncharacterized protein, isoform B encodes MIPILEKLSGFYNTYVLAVLTIGYILGELGHYLIGVTSKQTAIELDYGDHACQQNTSMFNRHELPTQCSAVMNETSCYALDFNGTGYCEWNYNGLGIDYQILAGPTFILIFTIAGVFMGFAADKYNRVNMLTVCTVIFGIAMILQGTVKEYWQLVILRMIMAAGESGCNPLATGIMSDIFPEDKRALVMAIFNWGIYGGYGIAFPVGRYITKLNFWNLGWRVCYLGAGVLTVIMAALTGTTLREPERKAIGEGDRQTSSGKPVSLWQVIKNPAMIMLMIAASIRHCGGMTFAYNADLYYNTYFPDVDLGWWLFGVTIGIGSVGVVVGGIVSDKIVAKMGIRSRAFVLAVSQLIATLPAFGSVYFDPLWAMITLGLSYFFAEMWFGIVFAIVVEIVPLRVRSSTIGVFLFVMNNIGGNLPILVDPVAKILGYRGSIMIFYAGFYGISSILFFITCFLLEGKPDEVGQPESPKSHPDAVLNARHMHGHDNSVFSVDETLPSNGRPAQLPQHLQMSSNGYDKSQISPPRQNGAESSRL; translated from the exons ATGATACCTATTCTGGAGAAACTCAGCGGGTTCTACAACACCTACGTCTTGGCCGTACTCACCATTGGTTATATCCTGGGCGAATTGGGTCACTATCTGATCGGAGTGACCTCCAAGCAGACGGCCATTGAGTTGGACTACGGTGATCATGCCTGCCAGCAGAACACCTCGATGTTCAATCGCCACGAGTTGCCCACCCAGTGCTCGGCGGTTATGAATGAGACCAGCTGCTATGCCCTTGATTTCAACGGCACTGGCTATTGCGAGTGGAACTACAATGGACTGGGCATCGACTACCAGATCCTGGCCGGACCCACCTTCATCCTGATTTTCACCATCGCCGGCGTATTTATGGGCTTCGCAGCGGACAAGTACAATCGCGTCAACATGCTGACTGTGTGCACAGTGATCTTCGGCATTGCCATGATTCTGCAGGGCACCGTTAAGGAATACTGGCAGCTGGTAATTTTGCGTATGATCATGGCAGCCGGCGAGTCGGGTTGCAATCCCTTGGCCACGGGCATTATGTCCGATATCTTTCCGGAGGATAAGAGAGCACTAGTCATGGCCATCTTCAACTGGGGAATTTATGGAGGATATGGAATCGCCTTCCCCGTGGGTCGCTACATCACCAAGCTGAATTTCTGGAATCTGGGATGGCGCGTTTGCTACTTGGGCGCCGGTGTCCTTACCGTAATTATGGCCGCACTGACCGGAACCACTTTGCGGGAGCCGGAGCGCAAGGCCATCGGTGAGGGTGACCGCCAGACGTCTAGCGGCAAACCAGTGAGCCTGTGGCAAGTTATCAAGAATCCGGCAATGATCATGTTGATGATTGCCGCGTCCATCCGTCACTGCGGTGGCATGACCTTTGCCTACAACGCCGATCTCTACTACAACACGTACTTCCCCGACGTGGACTTGGGCTGGTGGCTCTTTGGGGTCaccattggcattggcagcgTGGGTGTGGTCGTCGGTGGCATTGTGTCGGACAAGATTGTCGCCAAGATGGGCATTCGATCACGCGCCTTTGTATTGGCTGTTAGCCAGCTAATTGCCACACTACCAGCCTTCGGATCGGTCTACTTTGACCCGCTGTGGGCCATGATCACGCTGGGCCTGAGTTATTTCTTCGCCGAGATGTGGTTCGGTATTGTCTTTGCCATTGTTGTGGAGATTGTTCCGCTGCGCGTTCGCTCCTCGACCATTGGCGTCTTTCTGTTTGTGATGAACAACATTGGCGGCAACCTGCCCATCCTGGTGGATCCGGTGGCCAAGATCCTGGGCTATCGCGGTTCGATCATGATCTTCTACGCTGGATTCTACGGCATCA GTTCTATTCTCTTCTTCATCACCTGTTTCCTGCTGGAAGGCAAGCCTGATGAGGTGGGACAGCCGGAGTCGCCGAAGAGCCATCCGGATGCCGTGCTCAATGCTCGCCACATGCACGGACACGACAACTCCGTGTTCTCCGTGGACGAGACCTTGCCCTCCAACGGACGTCCTGCCCAACTTCCGCAGCATCTGCAGATGTCCAGCAATGGATACGACAAGTCCCAGATTTCTCCGCCACGACAAAATGGCGCGGAGAGCAGTAGACTATAG